Within the Legionella pneumophila subsp. pneumophila str. Philadelphia 1 genome, the region TTAAACTATATGAAAGAAAAATACAAAAAGAGTCTATATATTCCAAATGAACTTCTTTTAGAAATTTTTGCGGATAAAAATTTAGACATTCAAAATATCATAGTTGTCAGCATGGTTTGTAAACTTTGGTATGAGTTATCACTTGATAATGCCGTTTGGAGGCCTTTATTTATCAAACGATTTTCCTATTCACCAACTTTAGCTAACCACTCAATCTTTAAAGAGGATTATCAAAAACAATTGGCTTTAACTCAAGCAATGAAAAAGAAATGTGAATCAAATCATGCATGTAGGAATGAGCCAGGATTACTAGAGGCTATTAGAGAAAAAAACATTCCTTTGATCTACGCCTTATTTGAATCTGGCCATCGAATTATCATAGATAGTTTTCCTGATGGCGAACAACAGTTTACTGAAGAAATGCTTGGTTTTTTATCAGAATGCGCTGAATTACCAAGTTCCTTATTGGCAAGAATTTTTAAACGTGGTTTTTGCACAGCAGACATGGAGACCAGTGAGTTTTTGGCATTACATTTCATTGTTGCAGAAGCTGATGAAAAACTATTACAAAAAATATTTAGAGCTCTAGGTGATGACTTATTATCAGTTAGCCGCTATTGTGATCTTTATGATAACAATTTTTTTAGCTCTCTATTACATTTTCCTGTAGAACGATTTTCATTAGTACTGAGATTGCTCTACGAAACTTTAGGAAAAACAAAACTGAGTACTCTTTTAGTGTACCAAAACCATACTTACACTGATTGGAGTTGCATTCATTCTGCAAGTAGATGTGGTAGAGAATATTTCTTCATTACTCTCAAATATCTTAAAAGGCAAGATTATCCTGTATTATTGAAAAAAGGATTAAATGATGAAGATATTCCTTTATTCAATATTGCATATTGGGGCGATAAAGAGTCTTTATCTCACATTATTAACATTTTGGGAGCTGACGCAACAACGTTTCTTAAATACAAGGACAATAAAGGACGTAACATCTTATTGCCCGCATTGTTGAGTGAAGATCATTCAACAGTTGAATTAATTGAAAAAGTGATGGGGATGGAATTCATTGATTTGTTACTTATGCAAGATACAAATGGCCGCGATATTTTGAGACGAGTCATGTTGCTTCAGGAACCTACAGTATTGAGACGCATCAATACAGTACTTAAACTATTACGTGATTATGATTGCCTGGACATTGCTCAGGAGCTATATAGCAGTGATGAATTTACCCAACTCATATCTCAGAATTTATATATCAACCAGGATGAAACCATAGAGTTATTCAATAAATATACAGAAGAAAAAACAAACAATTTTTGTTCTATTTTATAAAATTAGAATAAATATATGAACGTACTTTATCATTGAAGAAGATTCGAAGTTGCATCTCGAAATAATAGATGTATCCTGCCAATTTAAAAATGCCTCGTAATAAGCCAGAATGAAATTGTTACGATTTATTCAAAATAGCAGAGGCTCCATACTATTATTCAATCTTTCATGAAACTACACATAACTTGACCACGTCAAGTTGGTAAGTCCTGCAAGTAGTAACAGAGTCCAACCTCAAAAGTCAGACCCATTGTTACCCTATAAGAATTTGTCAAAATTATTACTGAGGACCCGATTTTTTCGATTCTTCCTCTTTAACAGTTGGAGATGGCTCTGTCGTAGTACTATGAGAAAAAAGACTGAACATACTACGCACAAGGTCACTTATTGTAGTTGTAGTTTCAACTTTTGCTTTGGAGGAACGACTTGCAACATTTTCCAAGGTATCCAATTTACCGCTTTTATCCAGAGCTAAAACAGGGCCATTAAATACAATGCCATTTTCTCTGACATAATCCCCCCAGTCACTCATACCTTTACGGTCTTTAGTAAATGATTCTGGAGGCATATATCGACCCCATTTTTTATCATAGACACCAGTTGCGCCTGTAACTTGCCCCATGGTATCCGTGCTAGCGGCCTTGACACCATCATCTGTTTGACGAGCACCGCCCCAATAATCATTTCCGGGCCAGGAAAAATGATCCCAGGCAACAATTGAAACGAGGATATGCGTATCTGGATTGCTACCTAAGGGGTAGTCAAGTTGCCCCGTTGTGCCACGAACCACACCAGAAGGACTCACACGAAAAGACATATGACCAATCTTCTTTTCAGCAGGTTCATCTCCCATATAAGGGTCATAATGAATGATATCAATGTAAGGTAACGAATCTTTATGTTTCTCAAGAATATGGATTAATGCGTTTCTGACATAGGGTTTAATCACATCATAATAAGCGCCTGAAAAACACCCTGTTCCTATACCGGGAATAGTAATTGCTGCCTGCTTTTCATTTTGTCGCGCTAACTCATTAAAATGGATCAATTGAGGTAACAAACGTCTCTCATACAAAGCGTTTAATTTGTCTTGATTTAGTTTGCCATTGTCTAGCACTTCTTTCATATCTGAAGTCGGTCCACTGCCCGAAGCCAAGAGCGCTCCTGGCACATAAGCCAAATAACCGGAAATTGGCTTTGGGTGATTCTTGAAAGAGGAGCCATGTCCACCATCATTGTACATAGTGACTGGCATATTGACACTAACATCCCCAAGAATGCTCTCTTCTTCCAGTGTCCAGTCAGTTCCATCATGATAAACCTGACTTTCAGCAAAAACCTGTGGTTTTTTAGACTGGATTAACAGTTGAGTAAATGTAGTAATATCCATTTCAGAGATGCTTTTTTCTTGTTTACTTAATTCTTCAAGAAAAAATTTACCGGGCGTGGCAAGCCCTTTTTCGAGGTTCTGTTTGTATTGTAAAATTTTATTCAGGGTTTCTTTACTGAGCAACAATTGATAGGCCATTATATTCTCACTTAATCCAAAAATTGTATTAATGTTTCTTACCACGAAGTCCTTACAATAAGCATTGCTTACTGGAAATCTTCCCCTACAGATGTGTTGATTGTACTGAAACAATCTCAAACCTATTGCCTCAACAAAAGGAATTTAATTGACCAATATGCGTATAATAATAACACATAATAGCTGCTATTCCAATCAGTGAAAACCTGGTATACCGTTTTCAAAACTGGAATATGGCTTGATAAATATATAACTGTCTAGTTTTATTGCAAATACTTTTTTAGTCATTTAAAAACTTTTTAATTAGATGCATCATTAGCCTTCTTGCCTAAGCTGATTATTTTAGGGCAAGGCACAAACATTTCGAGGCGTGTAGTTTACATACAAGCACCGCAGAAACATTTGCGCGCTGGTTATGCAAGAGATCTATTGTAAACGAGCGCTTTTGTCATCTTGCCTTTGAACTTCTTCCAATTGCTCAGAATCTAGTGTCTTTTTCACTTCACTGTCTTGATTTTTACTAGGCTTGTCAGTATCAACAGCTGATTTGCGAACATCTGCTGTCTCATCAGATGATGAAGTATTTTTAGGGTCAGGCTGCGTTGCTTTTTTTAAAGAAAGGCTGGTTTTATGAAAATGATCTATTTGCTCAAGTGTGCCTCTTAATTCAGTGACTAACATTGTGACCGGACTAGACGGTTTTGGATAGTCTTCTTTCAAAAAACGAAGGGTAATCAAGTATAAAAGATAGTTCCCGAGGTTCTTCAGCATGGAGCCAAGACCACGATTACTTTTTTGTTCTTCAGACTCAATATCATGAATCAGCTGATTAGACTCACTTTTAAAAGCATCATAGCTTTTTTTGCCCGCAGACCAATCCTGAAATACCTCGTTTAATTTATTCAGTGCCTCGCGATGGCGACCTGTATTTTCGACATTCTGGTTGAGTTTATTTAACCCAGATTCAAAATTCTTTACCTCTTCCTGAAGTTTTTCTTTATTCTTAAATCGCTCTTGTAACTCATGATGCATCGCTGATTGAATTGTCAAACCAAAAACATAATCCTGAGCTTTACGAAATTCTGCATGCGTGTCGTCAAGTACACCATAATTTAATTTAATATTTGCTTTATCAAAAATGGATTGAAGAAACGGCTCTGTCAAAACATCCACAACCTCACTGTAGCTGTGATAACCTTCCTTGATATAACTGGAAATCCATAAATTAATAATCTGGTTTACTTTTTTTTCAATGTCTTTATCTGTTTTATGCTTTTCAATATAGTCCGTTAACACCACCATAAGTGAGTAGGTTGTGCCAGACAGCGACGCCACAAAAGGAGTAGTAGGCTTAGTTTTTGAATACCCACCCGCCACTTTCTCATTAATGGCTATTTTGGGCACATCTCTGACAGGCACCAGGTTATCGGTAAAATTAGGTGAGTTAGGTTTCATAATCCCTGGATTCGCAGATGGAGTATTCCCCAACTCTTCTCTGGATCTGTCCTTTTTTGGGTATCTCTCTGATTGTGCTTTTAAAGGTAATTCAACATTATCATTCAGCATGACAAAAGATAAAATAAATTGCTTTGCTTCATCCAAAGTTTTGATTTCGGTCTCATGAGTTACTGCATACTCAGGTTTCACCGCATTATAACTGTCTCTCAATTCGTTAAATACGGAAAGATCACTCTCTTGTTTAATGACTGATTCAAGGTGATCTGCATACAAGGTTTCATAAAGCCTTCTGCTTTCATTGTCTTTAGGATTGCTTTTTAATCTGGGAGCGACCTCTGCCAGCCTCTGGACAACTTGCTCACTTAACAAGGATTCATTTTTTTTACAAAAATCCAATATTTTTTCAATTGCTTCCTTGTAATTCTGCTTAAAATAGAGCTTTTCTATGTCTTCAAAAAAACCAGAAAACTCTTTCTTTTTGCCAAGTGACTTTTCAAGATACTTAACTGAGAGCAATATAAAATCAGACTCATCTAATTTTGGAGAATCTAATGATAATGAAATACTGAGTTCTATTTTTTGGTATGACATAGGATATCTGCTAAATTGATTAAATTTTAAATCACATAGTACAAAATATAACAAAATGTTTAATAAAAGTAAATATGATACCCATAAAGAGCAAACAACACACTTTGGTTAATTTTCTATGCATGCATAGGAATTAAATGATTTGAAACAATACAATAAGATCGAATTTAATACTTCTACTATACTTCATAGACATAGAAACAGAAATTGAGAAGTCAACATGTCTCCACGGATTTGTTGCTATAACCAATACCCTGGCTTATATCAAGATTTTGATGCGATGCGGGAAGATTTGCAGCGAATTCAGAAGATGGGTTTTAAGCAAGTTTGGGTCAATCCATTTTATACACCTTGTCAATATAATCCTGTCCCTAACATGGCTAATCGTATTCATAGCCCTTATGCCATGCAGGATGAATCAATTTATCCACGCTATGCCAAGAATGATAAAAGCGTTCAGCAATACACTGCAAAAGCAAATGAGCTTGGTTTAATGCCTGTATTTGATTTGGTCGCAAGACACCTGGCGGTAGATCATCGTTTTGTGAATGGCGATAAATTTTTTCTTGAAAAATACAATATTGATACGAAAAAATGGTTTAAACGTCACCCCAATGGAAATTTGGTGATGCATAACATGGACGAAAATTATAATCCGTTGACCAATAATCCCTGGAGTGATGTGGCAACGTTTAACTATGATGATCCTGTCATTTGCGAACAAATCATCGAATATTATTGGAAACCATTTATCGAGCGAAATATTGAGTATCTTGGTTTTCAGGGAATACGTATTGATGCCCCAGCCATGGTAAATAACAAGGTATTGTCTCGACTAACAGAAATCGCAAAGGAGGCTTGCCAACGCAAATTTCAACATGCCCCGCTTATTATTGCAGAAACGATAGGCAGAGGTTATATGGAAGAAAATCTTGCTTTGAAAGGTATTGTAACCCACACGATGAATAGTGTGTTCTGGATGCCGGGCCCCGAAGGTGGCTATGGTTATTCATATAACTTATGGCAACAGGATGACAATTGGTTTACTCAAAATAAAGGATTATTACAGCAGGTTGGTCCTACAATTGGTTTTCCTGGCTCTCATGATGAGCCACGCTATATTCAGCAACTGGTGGAAAAAGGCATCCAGGATGATGAATTGCTTGCAAAACGCATGCGCG harbors:
- a CDS encoding lpg2525 family Dot/Icm T4SS effector, which gives rise to MKEKYKKSLYIPNELLLEIFADKNLDIQNIIVVSMVCKLWYELSLDNAVWRPLFIKRFSYSPTLANHSIFKEDYQKQLALTQAMKKKCESNHACRNEPGLLEAIREKNIPLIYALFESGHRIIIDSFPDGEQQFTEEMLGFLSECAELPSSLLARIFKRGFCTADMETSEFLALHFIVAEADEKLLQKIFRALGDDLLSVSRYCDLYDNNFFSSLLHFPVERFSLVLRLLYETLGKTKLSTLLVYQNHTYTDWSCIHSASRCGREYFFITLKYLKRQDYPVLLKKGLNDEDIPLFNIAYWGDKESLSHIINILGADATTFLKYKDNKGRNILLPALLSEDHSTVELIEKVMGMEFIDLLLMQDTNGRDILRRVMLLQEPTVLRRINTVLKLLRDYDCLDIAQELYSSDEFTQLISQNLYINQDETIELFNKYTEEKTNNFCSIL
- the mavL gene encoding Dot/Icm T4SS effector MavL, which encodes MRLFQYNQHICRGRFPVSNAYCKDFVVRNINTIFGLSENIMAYQLLLSKETLNKILQYKQNLEKGLATPGKFFLEELSKQEKSISEMDITTFTQLLIQSKKPQVFAESQVYHDGTDWTLEEESILGDVSVNMPVTMYNDGGHGSSFKNHPKPISGYLAYVPGALLASGSGPTSDMKEVLDNGKLNQDKLNALYERRLLPQLIHFNELARQNEKQAAITIPGIGTGCFSGAYYDVIKPYVRNALIHILEKHKDSLPYIDIIHYDPYMGDEPAEKKIGHMSFRVSPSGVVRGTTGQLDYPLGSNPDTHILVSIVAWDHFSWPGNDYWGGARQTDDGVKAASTDTMGQVTGATGVYDKKWGRYMPPESFTKDRKGMSDWGDYVRENGIVFNGPVLALDKSGKLDTLENVASRSSKAKVETTTTISDLVRSMFSLFSHSTTTEPSPTVKEEESKKSGPQ
- a CDS encoding lpg2527 family Dot/Icm T4SS effector, with translation MLYFVLCDLKFNQFSRYPMSYQKIELSISLSLDSPKLDESDFILLSVKYLEKSLGKKKEFSGFFEDIEKLYFKQNYKEAIEKILDFCKKNESLLSEQVVQRLAEVAPRLKSNPKDNESRRLYETLYADHLESVIKQESDLSVFNELRDSYNAVKPEYAVTHETEIKTLDEAKQFILSFVMLNDNVELPLKAQSERYPKKDRSREELGNTPSANPGIMKPNSPNFTDNLVPVRDVPKIAINEKVAGGYSKTKPTTPFVASLSGTTYSLMVVLTDYIEKHKTDKDIEKKVNQIINLWISSYIKEGYHSYSEVVDVLTEPFLQSIFDKANIKLNYGVLDDTHAEFRKAQDYVFGLTIQSAMHHELQERFKNKEKLQEEVKNFESGLNKLNQNVENTGRHREALNKLNEVFQDWSAGKKSYDAFKSESNQLIHDIESEEQKSNRGLGSMLKNLGNYLLYLITLRFLKEDYPKPSSPVTMLVTELRGTLEQIDHFHKTSLSLKKATQPDPKNTSSSDETADVRKSAVDTDKPSKNQDSEVKKTLDSEQLEEVQRQDDKSARLQ
- a CDS encoding alpha-amylase family glycosyl hydrolase, which gives rise to MSPRICCYNQYPGLYQDFDAMREDLQRIQKMGFKQVWVNPFYTPCQYNPVPNMANRIHSPYAMQDESIYPRYAKNDKSVQQYTAKANELGLMPVFDLVARHLAVDHRFVNGDKFFLEKYNIDTKKWFKRHPNGNLVMHNMDENYNPLTNNPWSDVATFNYDDPVICEQIIEYYWKPFIERNIEYLGFQGIRIDAPAMVNNKVLSRLTEIAKEACQRKFQHAPLIIAETIGRGYMEENLALKGIVTHTMNSVFWMPGPEGGYGYSYNLWQQDDNWFTQNKGLLQQVGPTIGFPGSHDEPRYIQQLVEKGIQDDELLAKRMREKLAVSAFCSDGGWILQYGDEYGATKPVNVFDPTPVEYHKQSHLRRFDLSDYISEINTTLAQLPNPHFPEWAQRVFLPNHPDLVTFIVHQGWGYTGTSFVIATNTDPSQQIQLTEKELGEIMLANGRNNTTEKQIKPQVLYLCGTVRASPELKKEIQIVTSRPATSEKSIHFFQSHPEEKQMSEKLPLEKTPPKFK